One genomic window of Tenacibaculum tangerinum includes the following:
- a CDS encoding helicase-related protein encodes MSTKFFTNKSNNSLLKKFEGVFKNLPNIHNFDALVGYFRATGYFKLRPYLENIPEIRILVGINVDVILEKYHSLGQQHIIDPKETKDEFIKKLKEDIQSADYSKDIEEGIMQFIKDIVDKKITIKAHPEKNLHAKIYIFKPKDFNEYSTGSVITGSSNLTENGLGSREKSNYEFNVELRDYDDIRFASEEFELLWSESVDILPVDISGLKEDTYLNDKFTPFELYIKLLIEYFGKRIEYDPTNIDLLLPDKYKRLTYQSEAAIEGYEKLMKYNGFFLADVVGLGKTIVASIIAKKFVFENGYHSKILIVYPPALEDNWKKTIKDFHIDNNTYFVSTGSLHKVLDGTNRNYPNPNEYDLIVIDEAHKFRNDTSNMYEKLQTITKTDRRIPGSNGDTRKKVMLLSATPLNNHPADIENQIYLFQDKRNANLPSVKDLQAFFQPLKDEYDELKKDDILDIDKVKAIFDKIRDKVIEPLVIRRSRTDIVNNEDFKKDIEEQGIVFPKINPPNEVKYKFDDALSVLFDSTITMLTSMDENRNPVDGLGFYRYRAIEYLINEEDRKRYGDVTSISNRLSAIMKTLLVKRLESSFYAFKMSLSRLHRNTKHMIKMFEDNKVYVAPDIDVNKYLNEGNEEALEEKINEKGGNNQIYVAEDFKEDFIELLKDDEKKIKQLVEDWKKIDYDPKLDKFIADLKSKFLNKKNNHSGKLVVFSESKETIEYVSDTLHDIGINKILTISADNRKDKFPIILENFDANQEKADWKNDYNIIFTTEVLAEGINLHRSNVIVNYDVPWNSTRLMQRIGRVNRIGTEADEIHVFNFYPSDKSDNQIKLTNTAIKKLQAFHSAFGEDSQIYSQLEEVGEAGLYGSKLKEDINETLLFLQELRDFKKNNITKFNQIKNIPKKSRIARKTSNIDSFINVDNASITYIKSEGHPGVFYKTDENNIVHELTFVNAAKIFKATTKEKAVKLPEYHHKQVSKALTHFKTIAKNIETKNVTKAQLSATEKKVITQLEFFIGVAENEFIKHQLQRALDEIYKGSHRQLPNKLNKFFKSNTENDPQKVVENVFNDVLKSMNFSDTARIKQQRASLFSKPQIVISESYIEAK; translated from the coding sequence ATGTCAACAAAGTTTTTTACTAATAAATCAAATAACAGTCTTTTAAAAAAATTCGAAGGAGTTTTTAAGAACTTACCTAACATACATAATTTCGATGCTTTAGTAGGTTATTTCAGAGCCACAGGTTATTTCAAGTTGAGACCTTATTTAGAGAATATACCTGAAATAAGAATTTTAGTAGGTATTAATGTAGATGTAATTTTAGAGAAATACCACTCATTAGGTCAGCAACACATCATTGATCCAAAAGAAACTAAAGATGAGTTTATAAAAAAACTTAAAGAAGATATTCAAAGTGCTGATTACTCAAAAGATATTGAAGAAGGGATCATGCAGTTTATTAAAGATATTGTAGACAAAAAGATAACTATCAAGGCACATCCAGAAAAAAACCTGCACGCTAAAATATACATATTCAAACCCAAAGACTTTAATGAATATTCAACAGGAAGTGTTATTACAGGATCATCAAACCTTACCGAAAACGGTTTAGGCTCTCGAGAAAAATCAAATTATGAATTTAATGTTGAGTTACGAGATTATGATGATATTCGATTTGCTTCCGAAGAGTTTGAATTGTTATGGAGTGAATCAGTAGATATTTTACCTGTTGATATTTCGGGACTAAAAGAAGATACTTATCTAAATGATAAATTTACCCCGTTTGAGTTATACATCAAATTGCTTATAGAATATTTTGGAAAGCGTATTGAATATGACCCAACCAATATCGATTTACTCTTACCAGACAAATACAAAAGATTGACATACCAATCAGAAGCTGCGATTGAAGGGTATGAAAAACTAATGAAATACAACGGTTTCTTTTTAGCCGATGTAGTAGGTTTAGGTAAAACTATCGTAGCCTCAATTATTGCCAAAAAGTTTGTTTTTGAAAATGGTTACCATTCAAAAATATTAATTGTTTATCCACCTGCATTAGAAGATAACTGGAAAAAGACCATTAAAGATTTTCATATTGATAACAATACCTATTTTGTTTCAACTGGAAGTTTACACAAGGTATTAGATGGTACAAATAGAAACTACCCAAACCCTAATGAATATGATTTAATTGTAATAGATGAAGCTCATAAGTTTAGAAACGACACATCTAATATGTATGAGAAACTACAAACTATTACTAAAACAGATAGAAGAATACCAGGATCTAATGGCGACACTCGAAAAAAAGTGATGTTGCTTTCTGCGACACCACTAAATAATCATCCTGCTGATATTGAGAATCAAATCTATTTATTTCAAGATAAAAGAAATGCTAATCTACCAAGTGTGAAAGATTTACAAGCCTTTTTTCAACCTCTGAAAGATGAATATGATGAGTTAAAAAAAGATGATATTCTTGATATAGATAAAGTAAAAGCAATATTCGATAAAATTAGGGATAAAGTCATTGAGCCTCTAGTAATTCGTCGTAGTCGTACAGATATTGTAAACAATGAAGACTTTAAAAAAGACATTGAGGAACAAGGTATTGTATTCCCTAAAATTAATCCACCTAATGAAGTAAAGTATAAATTTGATGACGCATTAAGTGTTTTGTTCGATAGTACAATTACAATGCTTACTTCAATGGATGAAAACAGAAATCCAGTTGATGGTTTAGGGTTTTATAGATATAGAGCTATAGAATATCTTATTAATGAAGAGGACAGAAAGAGATATGGTGATGTTACTTCTATTTCCAACAGGCTATCTGCTATTATGAAAACCTTATTGGTTAAGCGTTTAGAAAGTAGTTTTTATGCTTTTAAAATGTCACTTTCAAGGCTACATAGAAACACCAAACATATGATTAAAATGTTTGAAGATAACAAAGTCTATGTTGCACCAGATATTGACGTCAATAAATACTTAAATGAGGGTAACGAAGAAGCATTAGAGGAAAAGATAAATGAAAAAGGTGGGAATAATCAAATATATGTAGCCGAAGACTTTAAAGAAGATTTTATTGAGTTACTAAAGGATGATGAAAAGAAAATTAAACAATTAGTTGAAGATTGGAAAAAAATCGATTACGACCCTAAATTAGACAAGTTCATAGCCGATTTAAAATCTAAATTCCTAAATAAGAAAAACAATCATTCTGGTAAATTAGTAGTATTCTCTGAATCAAAAGAAACTATTGAATATGTTAGTGATACGCTACACGATATAGGCATAAATAAAATATTGACCATTAGTGCAGACAACCGTAAAGATAAGTTTCCAATTATATTAGAAAACTTTGATGCTAATCAAGAAAAGGCAGATTGGAAAAACGATTATAATATCATTTTTACTACCGAAGTATTGGCAGAGGGTATCAACCTACACCGCTCAAATGTTATTGTTAACTATGATGTACCTTGGAACTCTACTCGTTTAATGCAACGTATAGGGCGTGTTAATCGTATTGGTACGGAAGCCGATGAGATACACGTATTTAATTTCTATCCATCAGACAAATCAGATAACCAAATTAAATTAACCAATACTGCAATTAAAAAGTTACAGGCGTTTCACTCTGCTTTTGGAGAGGACAGTCAAATTTATTCGCAATTAGAAGAAGTTGGTGAAGCTGGTTTATATGGCTCTAAATTAAAAGAAGATATTAACGAGACTTTATTGTTTTTACAGGAATTAAGAGATTTTAAAAAGAATAACATCACAAAGTTCAACCAAATCAAAAACATTCCTAAAAAGTCTCGTATTGCACGTAAAACAAGTAATATAGATTCATTTATCAATGTAGATAACGCATCCATCACCTATATAAAAAGCGAAGGTCACCCAGGTGTTTTCTATAAAACAGATGAAAACAATATAGTTCACGAACTCACCTTTGTTAATGCGGCTAAAATTTTCAAAGCAACCACAAAAGAAAAAGCAGTTAAACTACCAGAGTATCATCATAAACAAGTATCAAAAGCCTTAACGCATTTTAAAACGATTGCCAAAAACATCGAAACTAAAAATGTGACCAAGGCACAACTATCGGCTACCGAAAAGAAAGTAATAACACAATTAGAGTTTTTTATTGGTGTAGCCGAAAACGAATTTATAAAACATCAATTACAAAGAGCATTAGACGAAATTTATAAAGGTTCTCACAGACAACTACCTAACAAATTAAACAAGTTCTTTAAATCTAATACAGAAAACGACCCTCAAAAGGTTGTTGAGAATGTATTTAACGATGTTTTAAAATCAATGAACTTTAGCGATACAGCAAGAATAAAACAACAAAGAGCTTCACTATTTAGTAAACCTCAAATTGTCATTTCAGAATCTTATATCGAAGCTAAATAA
- a CDS encoding helix-turn-helix domain-containing protein → MSAIILTEQQYKDLVSRLDELNKKLETQNQKPQNTFLDNQEFIQLMNISKRTAQTWRDEGKISFSQIGSKIYYQMSDVQKLLDKNYNKAFNSRR, encoded by the coding sequence ATGAGCGCAATTATTTTAACAGAACAACAGTACAAAGACCTTGTAAGTCGTTTAGACGAACTAAACAAAAAACTAGAAACACAAAACCAAAAACCTCAAAATACTTTTTTAGATAACCAAGAGTTTATCCAGCTAATGAATATTAGCAAAAGAACAGCGCAGACTTGGAGAGACGAAGGTAAAATATCATTCTCTCAAATAGGTAGTAAAATTTACTATCAAATGAGCGATGTACAAAAGCTATTAGATAAAAACTACAACAAAGCATTTAATAGTAGAAGGTAA
- a CDS encoding site-specific integrase, whose protein sequence is MSSIKVVLRKDKIDKAGEAPLYLRVIKDRKTKFISLSLKLQLNEWDEDKQKVKKNHQNSTRLNAYLSKKVADATGEVADLERKNKATSARKIKEAIKGKPLTNFFDYAYNRCEQLKDTVTLSTYRSYRNNIEKFERFIGHRELMFDDITATTLKDYAAYCSSRLGNNNTTINYAFRILNLMFREAKKEDLISNELVPFTKFKVKKNKTTKRYLNTEQFEAFINLEVPQEHKAQVIKDMFIFSVFSGGLRFGDIIELQWKHYDSKNHRITKTIRKTKRQHSIRIGQKAVDILEKYRTQDQKQNDIIFPFAKVEELYFKDREYRSLITSRAISLSNMYLSRMGKELELPFNLSFHISRHTFATRALNNGMRIEHVSKLMDHSDIGITQVYAKIISSELDNAVDKYIN, encoded by the coding sequence ATGTCATCAATAAAAGTAGTTTTAAGAAAAGATAAAATAGATAAAGCAGGAGAAGCACCTCTTTATTTACGTGTAATCAAAGACCGTAAAACTAAATTTATTTCATTAAGTCTAAAATTACAACTTAATGAATGGGATGAAGATAAACAAAAAGTAAAGAAGAACCATCAAAATTCTACTAGGCTTAATGCGTATCTTTCTAAAAAGGTAGCTGATGCAACAGGAGAGGTTGCAGACCTTGAAAGAAAAAATAAAGCCACATCAGCCAGAAAAATTAAAGAAGCTATTAAAGGGAAGCCTTTAACTAATTTTTTTGACTATGCCTATAATCGTTGTGAGCAGTTAAAAGATACCGTTACGCTATCTACTTACAGAAGTTACAGAAACAATATAGAAAAGTTTGAAAGGTTTATAGGGCATCGTGAATTAATGTTTGATGATATTACAGCTACTACCTTAAAGGATTATGCAGCATATTGCAGTTCAAGGCTAGGTAATAACAATACAACTATTAATTACGCTTTCAGAATCCTAAACCTAATGTTTAGAGAAGCAAAGAAAGAAGATTTAATCTCCAATGAACTTGTACCTTTTACAAAGTTTAAAGTAAAGAAAAACAAGACTACAAAGCGTTATTTAAACACAGAACAGTTTGAAGCCTTTATCAATTTAGAAGTACCACAAGAACATAAAGCACAGGTTATTAAAGATATGTTTATCTTTTCTGTTTTTTCTGGTGGGTTACGATTTGGAGATATTATTGAGCTACAATGGAAACATTATGATAGCAAAAACCATAGAATTACAAAAACGATAAGAAAAACGAAAAGACAGCACAGTATTAGAATAGGTCAAAAAGCGGTTGATATTTTAGAGAAATACAGAACCCAAGACCAAAAGCAAAACGATATAATTTTTCCTTTTGCTAAAGTTGAAGAGTTGTATTTTAAAGATAGAGAATACAGAAGCTTAATAACTAGCAGAGCAATTTCATTAAGTAATATGTATTTAAGTAGAATGGGGAAAGAATTAGAATTGCCCTTTAATTTATCGTTTCATATAAGCCGACACACCTTTGCTACTAGAGCTTTAAATAATGGTATGCGAATAGAACACGTTTCAAAACTAATGGATCATTCCGATATAGGTATAACCCAAGTATATGCAAAAATAATTAGTAGTGAATTAGATAACGCAGTAGATAAATACATAAACTAA